AAGCAGAGACACGTGCGTGGAACAGAGGTTGATCAGTGCTGAGGCAGCGCGGGGTGCCGGCCCCTCCAAAAGAGTGGGTTGGCACTACTGCGGATCGCCGAGGCGGCGCGGAGTGCCGGCCCCTCCTTCAAAAGAGCGGGTTGGCACTACTGCGGGACGACGAGGCGTGACACGAAAGCAAGTGACATCTGCACGAGAGTAGGCGAAATGGCGCGGGTCGCTGCAGTGGAAACGCGGTGAGTGAGAGGGCCGATCGAGATAGGGTGGCACGACTGAAAGTCGATAGAGCGGCGGTGCATGCCTGGCACGAGAAAGAATACGAGAAAGTGGTCTGTAAGTACAACGCAGAGCAGGTGAAGAGCATATCGCGGAAAGAATAAGAGAGTAGGTTCGAAAATGCGAAGGAGAAAGGAATCGAATAGAATGGAGGAAAATCTGGCAGACAAAGAAGAGGCACAGATAGCGGTGCGAAAGAGGGAAGAGACAGGATGGATTAAGGAAATTACGAGGGAGCTAAGGGAAATCGGGCATGAAATTAAAGAGGAAATAATACGAACGGGAATGGAAGTCAAAGAGGAACTGAGAAAGCTAAAAACCCAACCGGAAGCGGAGGAGAAGAGGATGGCGGAGGAAAAGGAAGAACGAGGGGAGGAAGGGTGGAGCGAGGGATGGGGAAGGGACTGGAGCGAGGGATCGACAGACTCAGGGGGAAGGATCACGGAAGGGACGGATAATGGTCGTGAAGACAAGAAGAATCGGGAAGCTAAGCAAGATAGCCAAGGAAGGAAGAGGGCGGCAGAGAAAAAAGGTGacggaggaagagagaagagcgAGAAGGAATGGAGAAGACCGCCGGAAAGCGACAGAAGGAAGGAACAGGAAGAGGAGAGGAACAGGCTGAGACGAATGatagaggagagagaagaggagataagaagaagaagagagaaaagagagaaggaggaggagagaaaaaaagagagagagagaaaagaaaaaactgagaagaggaaaaagaatcTGATCTGGAGGAGAGTGGCAGGAGAAGGACCAAAAGAAAGAAGGGAGATGCTGGAAGCGATAATGGAAAAGGTAACAGGAAGAGAGATACTGATAAGAAAAGCGTGGGAGGTGACTGGCGTGGATGGTAAGATTGTAATTTTCACGGAactagaagaagaagaggacaAGGAAGAGGTGATAGAAAGATGTGATGAGATATGGAGAAGGTGGGAGATTGGTGTCGACGAGGAACTAACACTTGAAGAGAGAGCATACAGACATAAGCTGGTGGAGAGAGCAAGAGAGGAAAGAACGAGGGGCAACGCAGTGGTATTAACAAATAGAAGAATGTGGATAAACGGAAGGGAGGTGAAGTGGGAGGAGGAAAGAGGCGGTTGGAGGAGGATGTAGCCGGACGAGATTCACGACAAATATAAGTAGAGTTTGCTGTCGGTGGATTAGCTTTATGatgtaaaaaagttaaaagattAACAGATTGAAAAGGTTAGTTGTTATAACGTTGCATTGTATAGATTCAGAAGATGATGGGTGAGCTGTAATGGTTTGGGAACGTTCCataaaaacgccctttaaggcccctttgGGGTAAATAAAGTATCCttacatacattacatacattaaattgagtatacgcgacaacgcccatccgcTATCACGTTCCTGGAATTCCTCCAGCTTTGCTAAGGTAGGCTCGATGACGTGTTGCTTGTACCACTCGTGCAGATCGGACTCACGAAAGACTTCATAGTTTCTCGTTGCGatacttttattcgcgcgtttgtcacccgcaacaaattcaccattaaacactgtgttaatttttacattgtcatGTCGTTGCATGACGTTCCGCACACGATCGAGTACAATTTCTCTCGCATCTTTGAGAAATTGACGAGGGTCGATGTGTTTGGAATTTATCACCGCACCAGTCAATATACGGCTTTCAAAAGCCGTATCTATCTCGCGCCATCTAAGTCCTGTCTCACTCGCACTGTATCCCGCACCCACATGTACGAAACGTTGACGTACCGAGTCTTTCAAACCTTCGAGTCTTGCGATACAAGCGACCAATGACTGTTTGAGACCGATCGATGACTGATCGATTGATAATCGTGGCCGTTTAATTCGGCTTTGTTCTTCCAACGATTCGATAAACTCGTCGCATCGTTGCTCCCACGCGGCAAAGTCTTCCCTCGAATTTAACAGGGTGGATTGCTCCAACAACTCCTGCTCCATGTTATTGCACGATCCTCTTGCTAACGCCATTTGTTGCACTCACGACTTCCAGTTCTCGACTATTGAGCGTATCCCCTAGATtcgtcattttatattctactaatgatgcatcgtttgcttatcatatctaatttcatctcagcagccgtacatcggcgctatttgcaaaatttgcagttttgcacgtgttcgatgaaatcattgcGAGACACATACGTTCACGAAAACGCGCCATTGACTTTTggtgatttgatctgtatcaatgcagcagccgtacatcggcgctatttgcagttttgcacgtgttcgatgaaatcatcgcgagacatgtcgcgacatgttcttcaaaacaataacgctccattgaattatgcgaaattgcaaattttgcagttttgcacgtgttcgataaaatcattgcgagacacgtcgcgacatgttcttgaaaacaataacgctccattgacttatgcgaaattgcaaaatttgcagttttgcacgtgttcgatgaaatcattgcGAGACACGTATGCTCTTGAAAAGAAATCATATTTGATGCCCGATGAGGTGATCTCATCACGAATGTTCTTGACAAAGATATCACATTTAACGTATATGTGGATTGTGGTAGCGGTCACCATGCAGCAGCCGTACATTGGCGctatttttgcaagatttgcAGTTTTGGGTATGTATAAATGGTCTACGAGGATTCTAGAGCGCAGTCGAGAGTTCGATACGGTTCGAGTACGTCGCAAACAGCCTCCAGATACGATGAACATTCACGGTGCGAACTACTACGTTCCGATTCAGGACGAAACGTGCGAGAAACAGCACAATGAGTAAGTAccgataattttcatatatacctgtgcaaaaa
This genomic stretch from Temnothorax longispinosus isolate EJ_2023e chromosome 9, Tlon_JGU_v1, whole genome shotgun sequence harbors:
- the LOC139818704 gene encoding uncharacterized protein, yielding MALARGSCNNMEQELLEQSTLLNSREDFAAWEQRCDEFIESLEEQSRIKRPRLSIDQSSIGLKQSLVACIARLEGLKDSVRQRFVHVGAGYSASETGLRWREIDTAFESRILTGAVINSKHIDPRQFLKDAREIVLDRVRNVMQRHDNVKINTVFNGEFVAGDKRANKSIATRNYEVFRESDLHEWYKQHVIEPTLAKLEEFQERDSGWALSLPILNLMVNANKYNPLHAGCFVEIPQEIKKKKAVINVRSMDNACFAWSVVAALYPVEEHAFRKSSYPHYTSVLDLTDIEFPMTLNQIKRFENHNNISINVYSIEKKNKELAILPIRVTDRKMDRHVNLLYVHNDNVGHFAWIKNLSRLVSSQISKKEHRKYFCDR